From Desulfonatronovibrio magnus, the proteins below share one genomic window:
- a CDS encoding four helix bundle protein, which produces MGVQSAKELIVYQKAYKLAMHIFDISKKFPDEERYALTSQIRRSW; this is translated from the coding sequence ATGGGAGTGCAGTCAGCCAAGGAATTAATCGTTTATCAAAAGGCATATAAGCTGGCTATGCATATTTTTGATATCAGCAAAAAATTTCCAGATGAAGAAAGATACGCTTTGACAAGCCAGATCAGACGTTCATGGCA